A single genomic interval of Pyrobaculum arsenaticum DSM 13514 harbors:
- a CDS encoding 2-oxoacid:acceptor oxidoreductase family protein, translated as MRIETVWVGRGGQGIVTATYIIANASIIDGFHAIANPEFGAERRGAPVKAFLTISKEPIEDQEPVKTPHVAVVFDDKLLGAMQFVIDAVKPGGYVILNTGKSPQDAAALVGRDDVNIVVIDAIAIARKHLKLDVPNGPLAGAFSKVMGFPSLQSIREAFETQLGKAVEENFAAVKEAYEVAAVIPAKKVDASAKPKGIISTTSAFLTGPYEVVGWREVNKAGAVFPGSSFPYATGGWRIDKPVIDHSKCIMCRKCWLYCPDDAIIEAWVEREGPRGRKFRMKMIDFDYQYCKGCGVCAEVCPTGAIQMVREI; from the coding sequence GTGCGAATCGAAACAGTCTGGGTAGGCCGCGGAGGCCAGGGCATTGTCACAGCTACTTATATTATCGCAAATGCGTCTATTATAGACGGCTTTCACGCAATAGCCAATCCCGAGTTCGGGGCCGAGCGCAGGGGAGCGCCGGTCAAGGCCTTCCTAACAATAAGCAAAGAGCCCATAGAAGACCAAGAGCCGGTCAAAACCCCCCACGTCGCGGTGGTATTCGACGACAAGTTACTCGGCGCTATGCAGTTCGTCATAGACGCGGTGAAGCCGGGGGGCTACGTCATATTGAACACCGGAAAGAGCCCGCAAGATGCAGCGGCTCTTGTGGGAAGAGACGACGTAAACATAGTGGTGATCGACGCCATAGCCATCGCCAGGAAGCACCTCAAGCTAGACGTCCCCAACGGGCCCCTAGCGGGAGCATTCTCCAAGGTGATGGGGTTCCCAAGCCTCCAGTCTATTAGAGAGGCCTTCGAGACGCAACTAGGCAAGGCCGTGGAGGAGAACTTCGCCGCGGTCAAAGAGGCCTACGAAGTCGCCGCAGTGATACCAGCCAAGAAAGTAGACGCCTCGGCCAAGCCCAAGGGCATAATCTCAACTACGTCGGCCTTCCTAACTGGGCCCTACGAAGTCGTGGGCTGGCGCGAGGTGAACAAAGCCGGTGCGGTGTTCCCCGGATCAAGCTTCCCCTACGCCACGGGCGGCTGGCGTATAGATAAGCCGGTTATAGACCACTCCAAGTGCATCATGTGCAGGAAGTGCTGGCTCTACTGCCCCGACGACGCGATCATAGAGGCTTGGGTGGAGAGGGAGGGGCCGAGGGGTAGGAAGTTCCGCATGAAGATGATAGACTTCGACTACCAGTACTGTAAGGGTTGTGGCGTCTGCGCAGAAGTTTGTCCAACTGGGGCAATACAAATGGTGAGGGAGATATGA
- the nuoH gene encoding NADH-quinone oxidoreductase subunit NuoH — MILLSPELLAAVVFPGVLAMLGFLVVAIWAERKLVARIQWRYGPLYVSKPIGGFLQPIADLVKLVFSELVLPRHTNRFLFAATPVILFIAEALPAAFIAAAPGLVILYNPYGVVIAAVVMLLVAVFLVAMAWTEADRWTYIGAVREILLTAAYEVPLLLSILAMVVLYGTADPFGVVEKQWVWGVLLNPLAFVAFYISLMMSTTRFPFEIPEAEPEVVLGPYTEYGSTLFILSFGGTYVKMYAASLLGVALFLGGWLPAGDTVSGAAVTAAKLALFVLPLLLVRAIYPRYRIDQALRLGWTKLLALSVAAVAWSLAARLWLGF, encoded by the coding sequence ATGATTCTCCTCTCGCCCGAGCTGTTGGCCGCCGTGGTCTTCCCAGGGGTGCTGGCCATGCTCGGCTTTTTGGTTGTGGCTATATGGGCTGAGAGGAAGCTTGTGGCGAGGATTCAGTGGCGCTATGGCCCCCTCTACGTCTCAAAGCCCATTGGCGGTTTCCTCCAGCCGATTGCCGACTTGGTGAAGCTGGTGTTCTCCGAGCTGGTGTTGCCGAGGCACACTAACCGTTTCCTCTTCGCCGCGACTCCGGTAATACTGTTTATCGCCGAGGCTCTGCCCGCGGCGTTTATAGCCGCGGCGCCGGGCCTCGTGATTCTTTACAACCCATACGGCGTGGTGATCGCCGCCGTCGTTATGCTCCTCGTTGCTGTGTTTCTGGTGGCCATGGCCTGGACGGAGGCGGATAGGTGGACCTACATCGGCGCGGTGAGGGAGATATTATTGACCGCCGCCTACGAGGTGCCCCTCCTCTTGTCCATTCTTGCCATGGTTGTGCTTTACGGCACCGCCGACCCCTTCGGCGTTGTGGAGAAGCAGTGGGTATGGGGGGTACTGCTCAACCCCCTGGCCTTTGTGGCGTTTTACATCTCCCTCATGATGTCCACCACGAGGTTTCCTTTCGAAATACCAGAGGCCGAGCCTGAGGTGGTGCTGGGGCCCTACACGGAATACGGCTCCACCCTCTTCATCTTGTCCTTCGGCGGTACGTATGTCAAGATGTACGCGGCCTCGCTCCTGGGCGTTGCGTTGTTTCTCGGCGGCTGGCTCCCCGCGGGCGACACCGTGTCAGGGGCCGCCGTCACCGCCGCCAAGCTCGCGCTGTTTGTTCTGCCCCTCCTCCTGGTGAGGGCGATTTACCCCAGGTACCGCATCGACCAGGCGCTGAGGCTGGGCTGGACTAAGCTACTGGCTCTATCCGTTGCGGCAGTGGCCTGGTCTCTGGCGGCGAGGCTATGGTTGGGTTTCTAG
- a CDS encoding transketolase C-terminal domain-containing protein yields the protein MSAQLIREKEKIIKQKRIALTGNHAVALAVKMARAEVIAAYPITPQTPVVEKLAEYVNNGELDAEYIPVEAEHSAMSAVIGASAMGARTFTETSSQGLGHMYENLPIAVGMRLPIIMGMAVRTYSAPINVWGDYSDVMSMRELGWIIYITQNAQEAFDTIIQAYRVAEDSRVHLPAVVAYDGFWTSHVLQPLDVPEDEEEVIRFAPITRSWVKLDLDNPAQLGAVGTPEWYWEIRWQAVEALRGSTKVIEEVDNEFGRRFGRRYGLVSPYMLDDAEIAIVTYGSVYGLVKKAVNKLRSEGVRAGALRLRVIRPWPGDLIAKYLGNVDKIMVIDRTINHGGPLYGPMATEIATTVQRPVYNVLATIGMRAIDSDMIYEAAMKVYRGLWAPGVPYTVGLRGGYE from the coding sequence ATGAGCGCGCAGTTAATTAGAGAAAAAGAAAAGATTATAAAGCAGAAGCGCATAGCGCTTACTGGAAACCACGCGGTGGCGTTGGCCGTGAAGATGGCCAGGGCCGAGGTTATCGCCGCCTATCCCATCACGCCGCAGACGCCCGTCGTGGAGAAACTCGCCGAGTATGTCAACAACGGGGAGCTGGACGCAGAGTACATCCCAGTGGAGGCGGAGCACTCTGCCATGTCGGCTGTTATCGGCGCCTCGGCGATGGGGGCCCGGACGTTTACTGAGACGTCGTCTCAAGGACTGGGCCATATGTACGAGAACCTCCCAATTGCGGTGGGTATGAGGTTGCCCATTATCATGGGGATGGCCGTGAGGACATACTCTGCTCCTATCAACGTCTGGGGGGACTACAGCGACGTGATGTCTATGAGGGAGCTGGGGTGGATAATATACATCACGCAGAACGCACAGGAGGCCTTCGATACAATTATACAGGCATACCGCGTAGCTGAGGACTCGCGGGTTCATCTGCCAGCTGTGGTGGCCTACGACGGGTTCTGGACGTCTCACGTCCTCCAGCCGCTGGACGTTCCGGAGGACGAGGAGGAGGTGATTAGGTTCGCCCCAATCACGAGGAGCTGGGTTAAGCTCGACCTGGACAACCCGGCTCAGCTGGGCGCCGTGGGTACGCCTGAGTGGTATTGGGAGATCCGCTGGCAGGCTGTGGAGGCGCTTAGGGGGTCGACAAAGGTGATAGAGGAAGTCGACAATGAGTTCGGGAGGAGGTTCGGGAGGAGGTACGGCCTTGTTAGCCCCTACATGCTGGATGACGCCGAGATAGCCATAGTGACGTACGGCTCTGTTTACGGCCTCGTCAAGAAGGCTGTGAATAAGCTTAGGTCTGAGGGGGTGAGGGCGGGGGCGCTTAGGCTGAGGGTAATTAGGCCGTGGCCCGGCGACCTCATAGCGAAGTATTTGGGCAACGTGGATAAAATAATGGTGATTGACCGCACGATTAACCACGGCGGCCCGCTCTATGGCCCAATGGCGACGGAGATAGCTACCACAGTGCAGAGACCTGTCTACAACGTTCTGGCCACTATAGGGATGAGGGCTATAGACAGCGACATGATCTACGAGGCAGCGATGAAGGTATACAGAGGTCTGTGGGCGCCCGGCGTGCCGTATACAGTGGGCCTAAGGGGCGGCTATGAGTGA
- a CDS encoding NADH-quinone oxidoreductase subunit I, producing MSAHLKLFVVAVKNLFERPWTVRWPEERRDYGDRVRGFIVNDRSKCISCQLCEAVCPAKAIKFHLEENGKRYPGIDWGRCILCGYCVDACPTGSLQHTTDVEITWRDLNTYRKPREMEPTAVSPIEGTKSLV from the coding sequence ATGAGCGCCCACCTGAAGCTATTTGTTGTTGCAGTAAAGAACCTCTTTGAGAGGCCGTGGACTGTCCGCTGGCCTGAAGAGCGGAGGGACTACGGCGACCGGGTTAGAGGCTTCATAGTAAACGATCGCTCTAAGTGCATCTCGTGCCAACTCTGCGAGGCGGTGTGCCCGGCGAAGGCGATTAAATTCCACCTTGAGGAGAACGGAAAGCGGTACCCCGGCATCGACTGGGGGCGTTGCATCTTGTGCGGCTACTGCGTCGACGCCTGTCCCACGGGGTCGTTGCAACACACCACCGATGTGGAGATCACATGGCGCGACCTCAACACTTACAGGAAGCCAAGAGAGATGGAGCCGACAGCGGTGTCGCCTATCGAGGGCACAAAGTCGCTGGTGTAG
- a CDS encoding thiamine pyrophosphate-dependent enzyme: MKVAEEYPGLYEYANFELPQEELFLPGHGLCASCTIGVIARHMLKVLGPDTIVVNPTGCAEVSTVVYPRTNWAVPWIHVAFGNGGSVASGIEAAIKVLKRRGVIDPNRKINIVVFAGDGGTADIGFQALSGMLERGHKVIYVMYDNEGYMNTGIQRSGTTPFGASTTTAPAGKKVPGNVTHKKPMVAIAAAHGIPYAATANPAYVHDMVYKFKKAAEADGPAFLHILQSCTPGWRFEPKYAIRVLELATETGYWVNYEIDHGEFRVTVPVPKRKPVKCFLQLQGRFRHLKPEEIDTIQALIDKDVAEINRIVGREVIGPVDPGLECLTPRGAR; encoded by the coding sequence ATGAAGGTGGCGGAGGAGTACCCCGGCTTGTACGAATACGCCAACTTCGAGCTACCGCAGGAGGAGCTATTTTTGCCAGGCCATGGCCTATGCGCTAGCTGTACAATAGGAGTAATCGCTAGGCATATGTTAAAGGTGCTGGGGCCTGACACCATTGTCGTAAACCCCACGGGGTGCGCCGAAGTGTCCACAGTGGTCTACCCCCGCACCAACTGGGCGGTGCCTTGGATTCATGTCGCCTTCGGCAACGGCGGCTCTGTAGCCTCCGGCATAGAGGCGGCGATTAAGGTCTTGAAGAGAAGGGGGGTGATAGATCCCAACAGGAAAATAAACATAGTGGTATTCGCAGGCGACGGCGGCACCGCCGACATCGGCTTCCAAGCCCTCAGCGGCATGTTAGAGAGGGGCCACAAGGTGATATACGTAATGTACGATAACGAAGGCTACATGAATACGGGGATTCAGCGCTCAGGTACGACCCCCTTTGGCGCCTCCACCACCACGGCCCCTGCGGGCAAGAAGGTGCCGGGAAACGTGACGCACAAGAAGCCGATGGTGGCAATCGCGGCCGCCCACGGCATCCCCTACGCCGCCACGGCTAACCCTGCCTATGTCCACGATATGGTGTACAAGTTCAAGAAGGCGGCGGAGGCAGACGGACCCGCCTTCCTCCACATCCTCCAGTCGTGTACCCCGGGCTGGCGCTTCGAGCCGAAGTACGCAATTAGGGTGCTGGAGCTGGCCACCGAGACGGGCTACTGGGTCAACTATGAGATCGACCACGGCGAGTTCAGAGTCACCGTTCCTGTTCCCAAGAGAAAGCCGGTGAAGTGCTTCCTTCAGCTTCAGGGGAGGTTTAGGCATCTGAAGCCGGAGGAGATAGACACCATCCAGGCGCTGATTGACAAAGACGTAGCGGAGATTAACCGGATTGTGGGCAGGGAGGTGATTGGGCCGGTGGACCCCGGCCTAGAGTGCCTAACGCCTAGGGGGGCCCGGTAA